A portion of the Marinitoga litoralis genome contains these proteins:
- a CDS encoding amidohydrolase codes for MISPIELRHILHQNPEIMFKEFKTTKILEDSINDLAEYYNIDIEILKPLETGLIVKYTPLNNNEYILFRADIDALPIKEQNDIEFKSKNDNMHACGHDMHMSILYGFMEYIFKNKIQKNILFLYQPAEEGGGGAKKILETGVLEQFNIIRAHALHVTDEYDKSIIATSKGVLFASAVEIDIEFFGKNAHIAFPQDGKNALNAMRLFLDAVEKIPKNPVQPLILGIGKVFSGEVRNIIPAYAKIEGSIRSLNLDYTMEYIEILKEILESIKRMTGVDYNITLGSMYKEVVNDENVYNEFVEKLKDKYQIIDCGYKMTGEDFGFIAEKYPAVMLWLGTKTDKKVGLHSPNFLPDDDVINIGIDIFSKIL; via the coding sequence ATGATATCTCCCATTGAATTAAGACATATTTTACATCAAAATCCAGAAATTATGTTCAAGGAATTTAAAACAACAAAAATATTAGAAGATTCGATAAATGATTTAGCAGAATATTATAATATAGATATAGAAATATTAAAACCATTAGAAACAGGGTTAATTGTTAAATATACACCTCTAAATAATAATGAATATATATTATTTAGAGCAGATATAGATGCTTTGCCTATTAAAGAACAAAATGATATAGAATTTAAATCAAAAAATGACAATATGCATGCATGTGGTCATGATATGCATATGTCAATTTTATATGGATTCATGGAATACATATTTAAAAATAAAATCCAAAAAAATATTTTATTTTTATATCAACCAGCAGAAGAAGGTGGAGGTGGGGCTAAAAAGATTTTAGAAACAGGAGTTTTGGAGCAATTTAATATAATAAGGGCACATGCTTTGCATGTAACTGATGAATATGATAAGAGTATAATTGCAACATCTAAAGGAGTGTTATTTGCCTCGGCAGTAGAAATAGATATAGAATTTTTTGGTAAAAATGCTCATATAGCCTTTCCACAAGATGGTAAAAATGCACTAAATGCTATGAGATTGTTTTTAGATGCAGTAGAAAAAATACCGAAAAATCCTGTTCAACCATTAATTTTAGGTATTGGAAAAGTTTTTTCTGGGGAAGTTAGAAATATTATTCCTGCTTATGCAAAAATTGAAGGTAGTATTAGATCTTTAAACTTAGATTATACAATGGAATATATAGAAATTTTAAAAGAAATACTTGAATCAATTAAAAGAATGACAGGGGTTGATTATAATATTACCTTAGGATCTATGTATAAGGAAGTAGTTAATGATGAAAATGTATATAATGAATTTGTAGAAAAGTTAAAAGATAAATATCAAATAATTGATTGTGGTTATAAGATGACAGGAGAAGATTTTGGATTTATAGCAGAAAAATATCCTGCAGTTATGCTTTGGTTAGGAACAAAAACAGATAAAAAAG